In the genome of Chryseobacterium sp. 52, the window CAAAACCTATGGGAAAATATCCACACGGTGTTCTTATTAATGCAAAAGGACTGCAGCCGGCTGTTATTACAGCAGAATGGGCCGATGCAGACAACAACAAAATTTCAAAAACTTTAAAATTCGGGTCCTCCGTTTATCTGAATATTTATACAGACGCTTTATACGGAAACAATATAAAGGTCCAGCTCAAGGATAAAGACCAGGTCATCAGGCTGATAACTCTGGGGATGACTGATGCAGATGATAAACTTTTTGCGGCAGAATATCTGAACAACAATACGGAAGAAAGAACCAACGAAGACATCTCAAAACAGGGCGCATTTTTCGAAAGGCCAGTTTCCGTACATCAGGAAAAAACAGTTCCTTCCACAGCTAAAACAGGATATCTTGTTGAAGAAGATGGCAATAAATATGACGGGAATGCCAAAGGAAAACCCAATGTACAGAAATCAAAATTTGCAGTATTTATAGATCCGTTATGGCAGACCATGGGTGGAGATTATTTGGAGATTTACCCTGTTGTCTATCATGACCGCATTCCCGGAAAGAAAAAAATCCTGCAGGACTGTATTTTAAAAATTGACAAAAATGCATTGGAAGAAGTAAAAGTGAATGATTCCAATTCCAATCAGGTCGTTATTCTCAGCCAGGTGGAAACCGACATCGCTTTCTTCCATCCGTGTCAGTACTCTGAAATCACAGGTGAATACAATACTAAGAAGTCCATTTTGTTCCAGCGTATCAAAGACAAGTATAAAAATGAGCTCCATTACAGAATTGTTTCCGATGAAAAAGAAAAACCTGTTAAGATTACCATTACTGATCTGAAAACGGACGACTGTATGTTCGAAGATAAACCGGAACTCTGGCATGAGAAAAAAGCAATCAAGGTAAAAGATCCCAGCTTATACAAAGGTTTGACTATTGGAAGAAACGATATCAGTTTTTCCGTTGCCTATCCCAAGCCTTCCCGTACAGAAGTTATCGACATGATGAGCCTGGAAAAAGTAAAAAAACTGGTATATCCTGTCCAGCTGGGCTCGTGTGCAATTACCAGACCATTGAACGTAGAAGTATTTCCTGCAGTCTACTATGAAGTAGGTTTTAAACTGGCTGCAGAGAATCCTTTTTTTACAGGGCAGACAAAATCCTATACACAGAGAAAATACCTGGGAAAAGGAGGTTTTTTCAATAAAAAAACAAATAAAAAAGTCCGAAAAGCACAAAGTGATGCCCGGGATGAAAATTATAAAAACAAGAAACAGGAAGTAAGTGAAGGACGTTTAAGTTACAGTCAGTTTGAAGTCGCTCTGGAATGGGGCTATAATGATATCAAGCAGGAAGCCATTACATTTTCCGGAGAACATCCGGTTTTTAATATTATCGACAGCGCGATGTGGGTTGTTAATACCATCAGCTTATTAACCTTTAATAAAGAAGCAGATGAAGCCATAGCTGAAAATAAAAATAAACGCCCGGATCAGGTTAAAAAAAGAAATAAACAACGTAATGCGTATCTTGGCGGTAAAAATAAGAAATTAAGCAAGATTCCGTTTAAAGTGGAAATAAGCCAGCCTGCTTTTGCCGGAGCTGTTAAATGGAGCTATGTGGCAAGCGATAAAGAAGGAGGTGAAATCGGCACTTTATACGAGGTAAAATTTAAGGCAGATCCCCTCATAGAAATTAAAGGAAGTCTGGATCTTCTTTTTGTAGCCACTAAAATCCCTTATGTAGGACAGGCGATACAGGGAATTACAGCAGTGGCTGATACCGTGGGATCTTCAGATGATTTTTGGAATAAAATAGTTGACTTTTTTGGCGGTGGAGACGAATATAAAATCCAGCTGGATATAGATTATTATCTGGATCTGTTTGTTTCCGGAGCATTTAAAATAGAGGCTACAGCCACCAAGTACCATACCATAGACGGATTTAAGGCAAATGATATAAGTCCATCGGTGGAAATAAAGTTTGGCGTTGAATGTGGTGGAAGCTTAACTGCTAAATTTGGAAATATTTACTCTTTGGAAGCAGAATTCCAGGGAAGCGCCTATGCTGTGCTGAATATTGCTAAAAATGCAGAGACCAATGTACTGGAATGCAAATATCAGGGATTATATGCAACCATAAAAGCAAGTGTTAAAACGGATAGTGATAATATGAATAACAATACAGAAGATAATGATACTGATCCTTCTGAAAAAAAGTATCTTTTACATGATGGATTTTCGTATGAATTTAAACTTGATTAAAATGAAAAACTTAATATTTCTATTCATTGTTTTCCTAATGAATATGAACTGCAATGATCCGAAAAATAAAGAAACAGATAAAACAGGTGAAAAAATGATACAGCAGACAACAAAAGAAAAACAAATCACATATACCATCAACGCTACAGCCACAATACCGGTTGCCATCTATTTCAATGACATAAAAATATCTGAAGAGAATACTCCGCTTAACTCGTCTGTAGATGTGAATGGCTACGCATTGAAGAATGGAAAATATAAAATTAAAATACAAATATTTCCGGTATTTAGAAGAGGAGACACGATGGTAACCCCTGAGGATATTAAATCATGTCAGTTCACTTTTGGAAGTTATACAAGAGACCGAGAAACAGGAGATATCTCAAACCCTCAGACTTACAAGCAGCTTTCGCTCAGAGCTCCGGATTCACCGGTTCCTTATTTTGAGCAGGAATGGGAAGTTGAAATTAAAGATCTTCCTTATGATTTGGAAGGTTGGAGTAAAGGCCAGGATTTATCTAAAATGGATAAAAAAGAACTGGAAAAAAAGGTAGTGGATTTCCATGAAAATGTAAGAGAAATACTGAATAAAGGAAATGGAAACACCTGGGCAGATTTAACCAAAAAAAGAGCCGCAGAAACAGCCGTTTTTTATTACAGCAGTCCTGAGCAGCATGCCACCTCTGTTAATGAAAATAAAACAAACGTTGAAAAATACTGTACCAATATGATGATTCCACTGGAAGATTATGAATTGAAATTATATGCCGGAGGTCAATTGGTCACATTGGAAAGAAAAAATCATACGATGGAATTTAACCATAAATCTCCATTAGATATAAAAGGCTGGGGTTCAATTATTCGAAAGGGTCAAAAGTCCGGTGCAGCAGATTACCGTATTTTACTGTATCTTCCGGAAGGCAGCAACGATTTTGTTATCATCAGGAAATAGAGCATTTATTTCTTATACAATATGTTTGGAGTCAATATTCAGGAATATCATTCTATCTACCTAACGGGGTTTACCGTTTTGGTTATATTATTCCTTTCCTGTCAATGGTGGAAAAATCAGAAACAGATCAAAATCGTCCCCAAAATCATTATTATTTCAGCCGTAGGTTTTATCTTTTATAAGCTGGTATTTTTTACCACGACAATGGTATTATTTCTTGGATCTACGGCCAGTGATCATTTCTCTGCTGATATACGAGAAGCACGGATCATAGATTTTAAAATTCAAAAAAACAGAGCTTCGAAAGGAACATTGGCTTATCCAATTGTTGAATATCAAGATCATCATGGACTTCAACAGAAAATGATAGCCGATACCGGTTTTGGCAATTCTGATGCTCCAAAACTCCATGAAGCAGTAAAAATAATAGTCAGTGAAAAAGACCATCAGGTCAGACTTGTCACTGATTTGAAGATGATGACAGCTATCGGCGCACTGGTTTTTATTTTCTTTGGATTGATCATCCTGACCGGAATTACTGAATATGCGCTTACCTCAAGCCTTGAAAGAGTTCAGAATACTGTCATATTCGGGAGCTTTTATATTCTGATTCCTCTTCTGATCACAGGAGCAATGTATTTCTTTGGAAAATCTGCCTGGAATATTTTTATACAGGATGACTTGTCACGCAGTTTCTGGATCTACAGTTTCATTACCATAGGCTGCTTCCTGTTTATGATTGGCTATGTTAACATATTAAAAGGTCAGGGTCGAAAAAAAGAGAAAAAAAGGAATAAACTGAAAAAATAGTTTTCAAATCTTTGCCGGAGTTTTCGGGAAAGTTTTCAACCCATCACCAATGCTGTCAGCTGAAAAAATTCCGCTTCACCCATTCGTTTTACGAACCGGACTGTCTCAGTGTAAGATGAAAACGACTTTCTTCATAACTTTCTTCTGCCGCTTTATAACCGACATTGAAAATCTCTTCCAAACGGTCTTTTCCCCGCTCAAATGTTCCATATGAAGATAGCTTTTGAGAAGAAATAAACCAGTCACAGTATTCGAATTTCCCCTTCTCTATTCTGTAGGAAAGAAGATCATACGAACGGGAAACAATGGCTTTTATTGATTTTAAATCTTTGATATCAATATTATGGGGAGGAGAAACAAAAACACCGATAAGTTTGTCACATTCTTCCCTAATAATATCTGCGGGGAAATTATTCAGTACCCCTCCATCACAAAACATTTCTTCACCAATGATATAAGGTGTGGTCACGCCCGGAATAGAACATGATGCAATAATAGCATCTACCACTTCAAAATTCTCGTCAAAAATCTTTTGAGTTCCGGAAACCAGCTCTGTAGCTACAATTTTCACTTCCTTATTCAGATCTCCTAATTTCATATCATGAAAAATAGGTTTAAGATAATTCCTGAAAATAACAGAAGAAACCAGTCCCGGCTGATTGAATGTAAAATGTTTCCAGTTGAAAAAATAAACAGAATTGAAGAACTCCAGGATTTCATCCGGTGTTTTGCCTACCGCATACAAACACCCAACAATAGACCCTGCACTGCAGCATGACAGCACATCGATATCAATGTTTTTTTCGTTCAAGAATTTTATCACTCCTGCATGGGCAATCCCTTTGGTACCGCCTCCTGACAAAACCAGCCCTGTTCTCTTAAAATTCATAGAATAAATGTAAGGAAAGGGGGCGAGAAAATCAGGTTAAATTTTAGAAATGTTGTATTTTAGAACTATTCTAACAGATTGAGCTTGATGAAAAAACAGGTATTTTCCAGGACAAAAAATTTTATCATACAACGTATTTTGGATTGTATACTTCATAAGGATGTTGGAAATTTATAGTAAAATCTGATTAAAGATCATCGGAATTGATTCATGATATAAAAAAACCAGTTATGATACAGATAAGGAGAGCCTCCATTGATGATGCCCAACATATTGCATTGTTAGGAAGAATTACTTTTACCGAAACATTTTCAGAGTACTTCAGAGATCCGCAGGATTTATTTGAGTATCACGAACGTACATTTGATGTTTCCAAAATAAGAGTCAGTCTGCAAAAAGAAAACAGCCATTATTGGATCGCTTTCTGGAACAAACTTCCGATAGGATATGCCAAACTGAAAATCCACTCCAATACCGAAAGCATTGAAACAGAAAATACCTCCCAACTGCAAAAAATCTATGTTCTGAAAGAATTTTTAGACAAGAAAATCGGGAAACAGCTGATGGATGTACTGATGAAATCGTTTACGGAATCTAATAAAAGTCACTTATGGCTATCCGTTTTAAAATCCAATACAAGAGCCGTTCAGTTTTATGATAGAAACGGGTTTAAACAGGCTGGAGAACATGAGTTCCGGATAGGAAAAGAAGTCTTCGATTTCTATATTTTATGTTTCGAAAAATGAAAAACATAATCAGTTTCACAAAATGAGACAGCCTTTACATAAAATAAGCCTGAAAAATTTCAGGCTTATGTTTACTGTGATGAACAGGGTTACTTTAATAAATATTCCTGCATAAATCTGATCACTGCCAGACGCTGGAAATCTACATTTTCCTTTTTTCTGAATCCGTGGCCTTCATTTTTGGCTTCCAGATACCATACTGTTTTTCCCTGAGCTTTCAGCTTGTCTCTCATCTGAACAGCTTCCGTCACCGGAACTCTCGGATCGTTCGTTCCCTGAATGATAAACATCGGTTTTTTGATCTTGTCAATATTATTCAGAGGAGCAATTTTAGTGAAGAATTCTGCCATTTTAGGGATTCTTTCATCGCCATATTCCACTCTTCTCAGATCTCTTCTGTATTCTTCCGTATTTTTAAGAAACGTATTAAAATCAGAAATCCCGACAATATCTACAGAACATCTGATCTTATCTGCATATTCATAAGCCGTAGCTAATGTCATGAAACCACCGTAGCTGCCTCCCATAATCATTATTCTGTCTTTGTCAAGTTCAGGCTGTTTCGCAATCCAGTCCAGAAGGCTTCCGATATCTTTTACGGAATTCATTCTCAGATCCCAGTTATCTGCGGCAATAAATGTTTTCCCGAAGCCTGAAGATCCCCTTACATTAGGATAAATCATGGCAACGCCCATTTCATTGGTAAAATAGTTGGAAGAGCCTATAGAAGATGCCATAGACTGCCCTTCCGGACCCCCGTGAATGTTAATAATCACCGGCCTTTTTCCTGTAAATTTCGATGGTACAGGATAATAGAATCCTGAGATTCTCATATTGTCAAAGCCTTTCCACTCTATCAGTTTCGGAACAGACATGTCTGCAGGCTGCATTTCTCCCTGTTCGCTTTCCGTCCAGCGTTCTATATTCTGACTGGCCATATCCATTTTATAAATATCCGAGCCTGAATCTGCTGCAGATCTTGAGAAATACAGAGATTTTCCGTCATTGGAAAATTTCACACCTCCGATCAAACCAATTGGAATCTTGCTAACAGGTACATACTTTCTGGTCGCAGTATCCAGAATATATAACCTGTTTATTCCACTTTCATTGGTGACAAAAGCCAGTTTAGACTGATCTTTAGAAAGGTCATAGTCTTCCACATTCCAGGGAATAGAGGATGTGAGATATTCTGTCTTTTTTGTTTTTAAATTTAAAACAGCAAGTCTGCTGAATTCGTTATTACGGTCTGTAACGTAGAAAATTTCATCCGGATTTTTAGTAAAAGAAGCACCACTCTGTACCACTCCTTTTTCTTTTCTGTCCGTGATGGGTTCTAATTTCTTAGTTTCCAGATCATAGATATATAAATAAGAATCGTTGGCAGAAACATATTCTGAGATCAGAAGCTTTTTGCCGTCATCAGAAAGATCGGAAATTCCCCAGCCGCCGCCTTTTACTTCCAGGATCAGCTGTGCTTCTTCCGGTTTTGAAGGATTCATATAATACATATCCCTGTCGCCACCATTTCTTTTGGTAGATGAAAAATAAAATCCCGATCCGTCTTTTTTCCAGATTATACCACCGTTTTGAGATCTTCCGCCATCGGTAAGAAGTTTGGATTCCTGGGTTTTCAGGTCAAGCTTATAAAGCTGCCCGAATTCATTCCCTCCCGTATCTTTTGTATAAATCAGATACTCCCCTTTTACAGGTTCGTAGGATGCCGTATTGACAGGTTCATCAAAGAATGTGATCTGTTTTCTTGCTCCCATTGGAACAGAAATCTTATGAAGCTGATTGGTAGACGCAAAACGTGTTACAGCAATGATTTCTTTACCATTGGGATGAACGCTTGCAATCCCTGCATTTCTGCTTTCAGAATATTTTTTAATAGCCTGGTTCAGGTTCTTTGGAATAGGTAAAATATTCTCTGCAATAAGATTCTCATTGGGACTTACAAACTCATTTTTTTCTTGAGCAGAAAGTATTCCGGCCAGTGAAAGAGCAAGAATAATATATTGTTTCTTCATGTCTTAAATTTTGCCTGAATTTACAAAAAAACCACAGACGAAATGTCTGTGGTTGATATATAAAGATATGTGATCTTCTTAATTATTGATATACTTTTCAAAGATGGCCGAGAAATCTTTTTGATTGTATTTCTCATAACTGCTCCTGGACCAGTTGAAAACATATTCATTCACATGTTGCAATTCCTGGCTTTTGGATACATTCTCCTGTTTTCCTGCAGCGACTATAGTAATCGCTTTCTGAAGGCTGTCTACAGAGAATCCTAAAACCGACTGATTGTGGTGAACTTCCTGCTGAATCGCTAAAAGAGCTTTGTAAAGATCTTTTAACTGATCAATCTGGCCTTTACTCACACTGATCATCAACGGAACATTTCCAATATGAAACGATATCTCTACATCAAGGTCAATTGTTCCTGCAGTCTGCAATGCTATATTTGAAAAAGGAAACTGATAATATTCGTATCTTCTTAAAATCCTTTTTTTATCCAGAGCACTTGCTCCGTCGATATGAATTAATGCTCTGTTTGTAAAGCAGTATTCATCTCTTTTAGATTTGATTAAGAAGAAAATTTTCTCATTATCTTCCGACAAAATATAATCATCTGAATCTACTTTATCGTAGTCCTGAGAAGGAATAATCTTTCCAATATCTCCAAGTCCTAATGCTTCTGCAGCAAGTTTTTTAAACATCTTTTATTGTATGGTTATAAGTTAAAATTGATCTTAGATGTGGATTACTTCTCCGTAAGCTGCAGCTGCAGCCTCCATAATCGCTTCAGAAACTGTTGGATGCGGGTGTATAGATTTAATGATCTCATGACCTGTAGTTTCCAGTTTTCTAGCTACTACTGCTTCTGCAACCATATCCGTTACGCCTTCACCAATCATGTGACATCCTAACCACTCACCATATTTAGCATCAAAAATTACTTTGATGAAACCGTCTGTATTTCCGTTTGCAGTAGCTTTACCACTTGCAGAAAGAGGGAATTTACCTACTTTGATCTCGTAACCTTTTTCTTTAGCCTGCTTTTCTGTAAGACCTACTGAAGCTACTTCAGGGTGACAGTAAGTACATCCCGGAATATTGCCATAGTCGATTTTCTCAACGTGCATTCCTTTGATTTTTTCTACACAAGTAATCCCTTCAGCAGAAGCAACGTGTGCTAAAGCCTGAGTAGGAATAATATCTCCGATTGCATAGTAACCAGGAACTGAAGTTTCGTACCATTCGTTTACTAAAACTCTTCCTTTATCTGTCTGGATTCCTACTTCCTCCAATCCGATATTTTCAATATTGGCAGCGATACCTACAGCAGAAAGTAAAATATCAGCTTCAAGGATAATTGTTCCGTTTGCTGTTTTTACGGTAGCTTTTACGCCTTCTCCGCTTGTATCAACGCTTTCTACAGAGGCATTGGTCATGATCTCGATCCCTGTCTTTTTAAGAGATTTTTCTAAGTGCTTAGAAATTTCCTCATCCTCTACAGGAACGATGTTTGGCATGAATTCAACAACAGTTACTTTCGTTCCCATTGTGTTATAGAAGTCAGCAAATTCTACTCCGATAGCTCCAGAACCTACAACAATCATAGATTTAGGCTGCTCAGGAAGAGATAATGCCTGTCTGTATCCAATTACTTTTTTACCATCCTGAGGAAGGTTTGGAAGTTCTCTTGAACGGGCTCCTGTTGCGATAATGATGTTTTCTCCTGCATACTCAGTCACTTTACCGTCTTTATCTGTAACAGAAACTTTTTTACCTTTCTGAACTGTAGCTGTACCAAGAATAACATCAATCTTGTTTTTCTTCATAAGGAATTCAATTCCTTTGCTCATTTTACTTGCTACTCCACGGCTTCTCTGGATTACATTTGGAAATTCAAAGCTGGCCTCCACTTTATTCAGACCATAGTCTTCAGCATGGTTGATATAATGAAAAACCTGAGCAGACTTCAATAAAGCTTTCGTAGGAATACATCCCCAGTTCAGGCAGATACCTCCTAAGTTTTCTTTCTCGATAATTGCAGTTTTGAAACCCAATTGTGCTGCTCTGATCGCTGTAACATAACCGCCAGGACCGCTTCCGATGACAATGATATCGTAGTTCATTATTTTAAAAATTTTATGCGAATTTAAGGAAAAATATTGGATGTTTTATGTTCTGCCGCTTCATATTTCACTGAAAGCTAACTTCATTTTCCCTGTTACCGATGAAGTCAGTAACTGCACCTTTTTACTTTTAATTTAATATGGAAAATTGATTTATTTTTCAGGCAAACATATTAAATATCACATATAAGTGATTTTGAACATAAAAACTAAAAATAATCATTTGTAAATGAATATTTTAGAATTATTTTCATATTTTTAATCAAAATTAAACAAAATGAAAACTAAGAATTTTATTTCCCTATTTCTTATCTGGGGTCTTTCTGTTTCTGCTCAGGTTGGTATTGGAACAACCAGACCCAACAGTACTTTGGCTGTTGCGGGATCTGTGGGAGCAGATTATAAACAAATTACCGCAACCACTTATAATATTACCGCTACAGATCATTATGTGACGTATGACGGGACTGGGAATGCCACCTTTACCCTTCCGGTCATCGGAACCGGTACCACAAGTTATACCGGTAGAATTTATAAGCTAAAAAACATATCTGCATCCAGCATTACTCTTCAGGCATCCAGTGGTAATACCTTGAGAATAGATAATACTCCGGTGACTTCTTTTGTGATTCCTACAGGAGCCTATGCGGAGGTTGTCAACAACAGCAATACGACAGGAGGCACCTGGGATCTTTCTTTTACCGTTCTTCCTAAGCCAAGCAACGTAGAAATTTACGGGGTACAGCTTATCATTCCTCCGCATGCTAACGGTACTGCACCGATAGCAGACTGGACAGGTCATACGAACAGCTCCTTTGATTCAGGAACAGGAACAGATTCATGGTGGATTATCAGTAAAGCATCTACCACATTTGCCCATACAGCCGCCTTTTCCAACGCAAGCCGGATGATGCTGGTTTATGAATACCAGGGCACTCCTTTCAATGTGACCAATATGTATCCTATTTTAACGGCAGGGAATAACTCCAGTTTTCCTGATATTTTTACGGCTTCCTTTGTAAGTCTTGCGAATGTCTCAGGAAAAACAAGACTTACGGTCTCTGTTTCCCGTATTGACTTTATAGGGACCAACGGATCCAACAATAGTAACTGGACGGGGACTTTCCTTCTGAACCTGTTACTCGCGAGAAAATTATATTAAGGTTGAGAAAAAGATAGAGAATCATTATAGAATAAATGAAGAAAGCCGTTTCCACAAAGTGTGAAACGGCTTTTTCTCTTTTTTGTTACTGTTGTATAATCTTCAATAATTGGGTCTTAAAAACTATTCAGACCGCTATTATATTACATTTTTTTAAGTAATTTTTTCTGGCTCTGGTATTTTTCATTTAAAGCCTTTAACTGATCTCTTTTCATCTTTTTAGTGGCAAGCGGATGATTCATGATCAGTTTCTTTTCCTGGTTATATCTTTTGTCCAGCTCACGCGATTTAATATTGATCAGCTCAGTTTTGGACGGATGCGGGGGAACCGGAGGGCTTTTCTGGGCATTAACATGTATTGATAAACCTAATAGCACGACTGTTGATATTAAAAACTTTCTCATAACATTTACTTTTTTTTGAATGAGTTTAAATGATTAGTTATTTTCAATTAAATTCATTCAGGTTTATCATAAAGGTTGCATATATCATACCAACATTCTCAATATCGTTTTATTGAATTTCAATATTCTGTTTTAAAGGCAGGTCTTTGGATGAATTTCCCACCATGATTCTGTAGGTTCCTTTTTCTATCACCCAGTTCATTTTTTCATCTAAAAACTGTAGCTCTTTTACCGGAATTTCAATCGTTATCTGTTTTGACTCCCCAGGATTTAAGGATACTTTTTTAAAACCTTTTAACTCAATAACAGGTCTTGACACAGATGCCAGTAAATCTTTTGCATACAACTGAACCACTTCACTTCCGGCTTTTAATCCTGTATTTTTAACAAGAACCTGTGCTATGATTGTTTCATTTGCTGAGTATTTTGTTTTGTTTAACTGCAAGTCAGAGATCTCAAAAGTGGTATAACTTAATCCGAAACCAAAAGGATACAGAGGTTCACCGCTCAGGTCATGATAATCATTTCCTCTTCCTGTAGGATGATGGTTGTAGGTTAACGGCAGTTGTCCTTCTTCAACCGGAAATGTGATGGGAAGTTTTCCGGAAGGGTTTTCTGCTCCAAATAAGACTTTTGCCACGGCGTTTCCTCCTTCTTCTCCGGGGTACCAGACCTCTAAAATTGCTCCTACCCGATCTTTCCAGCCGGTCGTTTTTATAGCAGATCCGCCTACCAGAACTACAGTCACCGGTTTATTTAATTTTGAAACTTCATGAATAAATTTTTCCTGATTTCCTGGAAGGCTCAGTGAAGAACGGTCCTGAAATTCACCTTCATGAATTCCTGCAGTGACGATAATATGATCTGCATTCCGGGCAGTTTGTAAAGCATCATCAAAGTCTTTCTGATAGTTCTCTGCACCGTAATTCCAGATCAGTTCTACATTGGCTTCGCCTCTGTTTTCCCGAAACTCTATAACAATATCATACTCCTGATCTTTAATAAAATTGATGGTTGCTGTTTTCGTTGAATAGCTTAATTTTTCCCATTGGTCAATCATCATTTTCCCATTTAAATACAATCTGAAACCGTCATTTCCGCGCAATCCCAGTTCATATTTTCCATTCTCCGGAGCCTTCAGTTTTCCTGTCCAGCGAATACTGTAATTATCGGGCTGCAATTTTTCAGGATCAGGGGAATATAGCGTCCATCTGAAACTGATTTGCTCATCCTGTCTGCTAAAAGCCGGAGTTCCAATTAAATCGCTGTTGGAAAAATAATCTCCTTTTAATCCTTTTCTATTTTCAAAATTTAAAAGATCTGAGGGTACAGTTTTAAAATCCTCCATCTTCCGGGTAATCCCTTTTGCATAGAGAATCTCAACATTTTTATCTTTCGTAAAGCTTTT includes:
- a CDS encoding patatin-like phospholipase family protein, with protein sequence MNFKRTGLVLSGGGTKGIAHAGVIKFLNEKNIDIDVLSCCSAGSIVGCLYAVGKTPDEILEFFNSVYFFNWKHFTFNQPGLVSSVIFRNYLKPIFHDMKLGDLNKEVKIVATELVSGTQKIFDENFEVVDAIIASCSIPGVTTPYIIGEEMFCDGGVLNNFPADIIREECDKLIGVFVSPPHNIDIKDLKSIKAIVSRSYDLLSYRIEKGKFEYCDWFISSQKLSSYGTFERGKDRLEEIFNVGYKAAEESYEESRFHLTLRQSGS
- a CDS encoding GNAT family N-acetyltransferase → MIQIRRASIDDAQHIALLGRITFTETFSEYFRDPQDLFEYHERTFDVSKIRVSLQKENSHYWIAFWNKLPIGYAKLKIHSNTESIETENTSQLQKIYVLKEFLDKKIGKQLMDVLMKSFTESNKSHLWLSVLKSNTRAVQFYDRNGFKQAGEHEFRIGKEVFDFYILCFEK
- a CDS encoding prolyl oligopeptidase family serine peptidase, with the translated sequence MKKQYIILALSLAGILSAQEKNEFVSPNENLIAENILPIPKNLNQAIKKYSESRNAGIASVHPNGKEIIAVTRFASTNQLHKISVPMGARKQITFFDEPVNTASYEPVKGEYLIYTKDTGGNEFGQLYKLDLKTQESKLLTDGGRSQNGGIIWKKDGSGFYFSSTKRNGGDRDMYYMNPSKPEEAQLILEVKGGGWGISDLSDDGKKLLISEYVSANDSYLYIYDLETKKLEPITDRKEKGVVQSGASFTKNPDEIFYVTDRNNEFSRLAVLNLKTKKTEYLTSSIPWNVEDYDLSKDQSKLAFVTNESGINRLYILDTATRKYVPVSKIPIGLIGGVKFSNDGKSLYFSRSAADSGSDIYKMDMASQNIERWTESEQGEMQPADMSVPKLIEWKGFDNMRISGFYYPVPSKFTGKRPVIINIHGGPEGQSMASSIGSSNYFTNEMGVAMIYPNVRGSSGFGKTFIAADNWDLRMNSVKDIGSLLDWIAKQPELDKDRIMIMGGSYGGFMTLATAYEYADKIRCSVDIVGISDFNTFLKNTEEYRRDLRRVEYGDERIPKMAEFFTKIAPLNNIDKIKKPMFIIQGTNDPRVPVTEAVQMRDKLKAQGKTVWYLEAKNEGHGFRKKENVDFQRLAVIRFMQEYLLK
- a CDS encoding PH domain-containing protein; translated protein: MFKKLAAEALGLGDIGKIIPSQDYDKVDSDDYILSEDNEKIFFLIKSKRDEYCFTNRALIHIDGASALDKKRILRRYEYYQFPFSNIALQTAGTIDLDVEISFHIGNVPLMISVSKGQIDQLKDLYKALLAIQQEVHHNQSVLGFSVDSLQKAITIVAAGKQENVSKSQELQHVNEYVFNWSRSSYEKYNQKDFSAIFEKYINN
- the lpdA gene encoding dihydrolipoyl dehydrogenase — translated: MNYDIIVIGSGPGGYVTAIRAAQLGFKTAIIEKENLGGICLNWGCIPTKALLKSAQVFHYINHAEDYGLNKVEASFEFPNVIQRSRGVASKMSKGIEFLMKKNKIDVILGTATVQKGKKVSVTDKDGKVTEYAGENIIIATGARSRELPNLPQDGKKVIGYRQALSLPEQPKSMIVVGSGAIGVEFADFYNTMGTKVTVVEFMPNIVPVEDEEISKHLEKSLKKTGIEIMTNASVESVDTSGEGVKATVKTANGTIILEADILLSAVGIAANIENIGLEEVGIQTDKGRVLVNEWYETSVPGYYAIGDIIPTQALAHVASAEGITCVEKIKGMHVEKIDYGNIPGCTYCHPEVASVGLTEKQAKEKGYEIKVGKFPLSASGKATANGNTDGFIKVIFDAKYGEWLGCHMIGEGVTDMVAEAVVARKLETTGHEIIKSIHPHPTVSEAIMEAAAAAYGEVIHI